Proteins from one Sphingopyxis terrae subsp. terrae NBRC 15098 genomic window:
- the hspQ gene encoding heat shock protein HspQ, whose amino-acid sequence MTIKNTSLPDTPAAAISAPLIERARFAPGDIVRHRMFDFRGVVFDVDPVFANSEEWYQAIPEAIRPAKEQPYYHLLAESEDSAYIAYVSQQNLVADGDEGPVDHPQVEAMFDGLDRGRYRVRSIHRH is encoded by the coding sequence ATGACGATCAAGAATACTTCCCTGCCCGATACGCCCGCCGCCGCTATATCCGCGCCGCTGATCGAACGCGCGCGCTTTGCGCCGGGCGATATCGTGCGGCACCGGATGTTCGATTTTCGCGGCGTCGTGTTCGACGTCGATCCGGTCTTCGCGAACAGTGAGGAATGGTATCAGGCGATCCCCGAGGCGATCCGCCCGGCCAAGGAACAGCCCTATTACCACCTACTCGCCGAAAGCGAGGACAGCGCCTATATCGCCTATGTCAGCCAGCAGAATCTGGTGGCCGACGGCGACGAAGGGCCGGTCGATCACCCGCAGGTCGAGGCGATGTTCGACGGGCTCGATCGCGGTCGCTACCGCGTCCGCTCGATCCACCGCCACTGA
- a CDS encoding amidohydrolase family protein, which translates to MARIALALAATLACSTSVFAQQAATPAADAKPEKWDVNAPPGMVTHKVPIAVDEGSWMNIDVAPDGKTIAFDLLGDIYTMPIAGGTPTRIAEGLAYEHQPRFSPDGKRIAFVSDRGGGDNIWIMNRDGSDKRQLSKEEFRLLNQPSWSPDGEFIVAKKHFTTGRSLGTGEVWLYHVSGGAGVPLVKRPNERHQKELGEPIFAPDGKHVYYTRNVTPGPIFEYAQDSNTDLFHIERYNLDTGEVDTAASGDGGAVRPTPSPDGKKLAFVRREGAQSKLYVKDLTSGAEKKVYDALDQDVQETWAVTGVYPNMAWTPDSGEILFWAGGKLRRVAPGGGDARIIPFQIDDDRVIIDATHPVVKVAPDSFQTQMPRWAEVSPDGKQVVFETLGKLWVKPATGGTARRLTADKSAAFELWPSWSSDGKQIVFVRWTDAGLGEIHTIAAGGGASRKVTSVPGHYAEPRYSPDGKLIAFERRSGGGLTSQRWGDDPGIYSVAATGGAPVRITDSGAKPQFGTDSDRIFMVASGDGKNQLVSTDLNGQDKRVHASGDLVSDYEISPDGRTLAFRENHDAYVTPLMPGGQDVSLSTKSGALPVTRISGSGADYMHWSDGGRRLHWTRGATLFSADLGAMFADAPGDDRAVKFTPPTEGVSLSMTQAAAKHKGVVVITGAKIVTMATKDGGIIDNGAIVIDGDRIVSVGPAGAVTVPAGAVTVDATSKTIVPGFVDAHAHGPHGDDELVPQQNWSEMVNLAMGTTTSHNPSSRASEIFVSSEMQRAGLILAPRIFSTGEIIYGAKAAGIYAEIDGYEDALAHVRRLKAQGAHSVKNYNQPRREQRQMVVKAAQAENMAVVPEGGSLYTMDLTLIQDGNTTVEHNIPLHTFYKDLVQLWGQTKTDYTPTLVVTYGGPAGDPYWRAHTNVWEQPILARHIPPAILAADNKRRVIAPESDYVDDDSAREAGKIAAVGRNVSIGAHGQQAGVGAHWEIWSFVRGGWSNIDALRAATIMPATALGYAKDVGSLEAGKLADLLILDADPTENIRNTEQIHRVMLGGRLYDPMTLNEAETGNRKRDPYWWEADRP; encoded by the coding sequence ATGGCGCGCATTGCACTCGCCCTGGCCGCGACTCTGGCCTGTTCGACATCGGTTTTCGCTCAACAAGCAGCCACGCCTGCGGCCGACGCAAAGCCCGAAAAATGGGACGTCAACGCGCCGCCCGGAATGGTAACGCACAAAGTGCCGATCGCGGTCGACGAAGGCAGCTGGATGAACATCGATGTCGCGCCGGATGGCAAGACGATCGCCTTTGACCTCCTCGGCGATATCTACACCATGCCCATCGCGGGCGGCACGCCCACCCGTATCGCCGAAGGGCTCGCTTATGAGCATCAGCCGCGGTTCTCGCCCGATGGCAAGCGCATCGCCTTCGTCTCCGACCGCGGCGGCGGCGACAATATCTGGATCATGAACCGTGACGGCAGCGACAAGCGCCAGCTGTCGAAGGAAGAATTCCGCCTGCTCAACCAGCCGAGCTGGAGTCCCGACGGTGAGTTCATCGTCGCCAAGAAGCATTTCACCACCGGGCGCTCGCTCGGCACCGGCGAAGTCTGGCTCTATCATGTGTCGGGCGGGGCAGGCGTTCCGCTGGTCAAGCGCCCGAACGAGCGGCATCAGAAAGAGCTGGGCGAACCGATTTTTGCGCCCGACGGCAAGCATGTCTATTACACGCGCAACGTCACGCCGGGGCCGATTTTCGAATATGCGCAGGACAGCAACACCGACCTGTTCCATATCGAACGCTATAATCTCGACACGGGAGAGGTCGACACCGCCGCATCGGGCGATGGCGGCGCGGTGCGCCCCACCCCCTCGCCCGACGGAAAGAAGCTCGCCTTCGTCCGCCGCGAGGGCGCGCAGTCGAAACTCTACGTCAAGGATCTGACCTCGGGCGCCGAGAAGAAGGTCTATGACGCGCTCGATCAGGATGTGCAGGAAACCTGGGCGGTCACCGGCGTCTACCCGAATATGGCGTGGACGCCCGATAGCGGAGAAATTCTGTTCTGGGCCGGCGGAAAGCTGCGCCGCGTGGCCCCCGGAGGTGGCGATGCGCGGATCATTCCCTTCCAGATCGACGATGACCGCGTGATCATCGATGCGACGCATCCCGTGGTCAAGGTCGCACCCGACAGCTTCCAGACCCAGATGCCGCGCTGGGCCGAAGTCTCGCCCGACGGCAAGCAGGTGGTTTTCGAGACGCTCGGCAAGCTTTGGGTCAAGCCCGCGACGGGCGGCACCGCGCGCCGGTTGACCGCGGACAAAAGCGCCGCGTTCGAACTCTGGCCGAGTTGGTCGTCCGACGGCAAGCAGATCGTCTTCGTGCGCTGGACCGACGCCGGTCTTGGCGAAATCCATACCATCGCTGCAGGCGGCGGCGCGTCGCGCAAGGTGACGAGCGTCCCCGGCCACTATGCCGAACCGCGCTATTCCCCGGATGGTAAGCTGATCGCATTCGAGCGCCGTTCGGGCGGCGGCTTGACGTCACAGCGCTGGGGCGACGACCCCGGCATCTACAGCGTCGCAGCGACCGGGGGCGCCCCCGTCCGGATCACCGACAGTGGCGCCAAGCCGCAGTTCGGCACCGATAGCGACCGGATCTTCATGGTCGCGTCGGGCGACGGCAAGAACCAGCTGGTCAGCACTGACCTCAACGGTCAGGACAAGCGCGTTCATGCCAGCGGCGACCTGGTCAGCGATTATGAAATTTCGCCCGACGGCCGCACCCTCGCCTTCCGCGAGAATCATGATGCCTATGTCACCCCGCTGATGCCCGGCGGTCAGGACGTATCGCTTTCGACCAAGAGCGGCGCCCTGCCCGTCACGCGGATCAGCGGCAGCGGCGCCGACTATATGCATTGGTCGGACGGCGGCCGGCGTCTCCACTGGACGCGCGGCGCAACGCTGTTCAGCGCCGACCTGGGCGCAATGTTCGCTGACGCTCCCGGCGACGACCGCGCGGTGAAATTCACGCCGCCCACCGAAGGCGTTTCGCTTTCGATGACCCAGGCTGCAGCGAAGCACAAAGGCGTCGTGGTGATCACCGGCGCCAAAATCGTGACGATGGCGACCAAGGACGGCGGCATCATCGACAATGGCGCGATCGTCATCGACGGCGACCGCATCGTTTCCGTAGGGCCCGCGGGCGCCGTGACCGTTCCGGCAGGCGCGGTGACGGTCGATGCGACGAGCAAAACGATCGTTCCGGGCTTTGTCGATGCCCATGCCCACGGCCCGCATGGCGATGACGAGCTGGTGCCGCAGCAGAATTGGTCGGAGATGGTCAACCTCGCGATGGGAACGACGACCAGTCACAACCCGTCGTCGCGCGCGTCCGAAATCTTCGTGTCGTCGGAAATGCAGCGTGCCGGCCTGATCCTCGCGCCGCGCATCTTCTCGACCGGCGAGATCATCTACGGCGCCAAGGCGGCAGGCATCTATGCCGAAATCGACGGCTATGAAGACGCTCTGGCGCATGTCCGCCGCCTGAAGGCCCAGGGCGCGCATAGCGTCAAAAACTATAACCAGCCCCGCCGCGAACAGCGACAGATGGTGGTCAAGGCCGCGCAGGCCGAAAATATGGCGGTCGTGCCCGAGGGCGGCTCGCTCTACACGATGGACCTGACGCTCATCCAGGACGGCAACACGACCGTCGAGCATAATATTCCGCTGCACACCTTCTACAAGGATCTGGTGCAGCTGTGGGGCCAGACGAAGACCGACTATACCCCGACGCTGGTGGTGACGTACGGCGGCCCTGCTGGCGATCCCTATTGGCGCGCGCATACCAATGTGTGGGAACAGCCGATCCTCGCGCGCCACATCCCGCCTGCCATTCTGGCGGCGGACAACAAGCGCCGCGTGATTGCGCCCGAAAGCGACTATGTCGACGATGATTCGGCGCGCGAGGCGGGCAAGATCGCCGCGGTCGGCCGCAACGTGTCGATCGGCGCGCACGGCCAGCAGGCCGGCGTCGGCGCGCATTGGGAGATATGGTCCTTCGTACGCGGCGGTTGGAGCAATATCGATGCATTGCGCGCCGCAACGATCATGCCGGCCACGGCGCTCGGCTATGCAAAGGACGTCGGCTCGCTCGAGGCCGGCAAGCTCGCCGACCTGCTGATTCTCGATGCCGATCCGACCGAAAATATCCGCAACACCGAACAGATCCACCGCGTGATGCTCGGCGGACGGCTCTACGACCCGATGACGCTCAACGAAGCCGAAACCGGCAATCGCAAGCGCGATCCCTATTGGTGGGAGGCCGACCGGCCCTGA